A single window of Mycolicibacterium aurum DNA harbors:
- a CDS encoding acyl-CoA dehydrogenase, whose translation MPIAILEEHNALADSVRSLVARAVPSEVLHEALETPISNPPPYWKAAADQGLQGVHLAESVGGQGFGILELAIVAAEFGYGAVPGPFVPSAIASALIAAHDPEAEILTGLAAGDVIAAYAIDSGLTATRHGDGLAIRGEVRAVPAAAQASVLVLPVSIESGEEWVVIDADQLEIEPVASVDPLRPIAHVRANAVEVGDDRVLSSLGRSLARALITTTLAAEAIGVARWATDTAAAYAKIREQFGRPIGQFQAIKHKCAGMIAETERATAAVWDAARAIDEHRENARGDSAFEFAAAVAATLAPVAAQHCTQDCIQVHGGIGFTWEHDTNVYYRRAIVLAACFGRAADHPQQVVDTATTTGMRSIDIDLDPDTEKLREEIRAEVAALKAIPKEERFTAIAEGGWVQPHLPKPWGRASNPVEQIIIAQEFSTGRVKRPQMGIAAWIIPSIVAFGTNDQQQRFLPPTFRGEMIWCQLFSEPGAGSDLASLTTKATKVEGGWRITGQKIWTTGAQYSAWGALLARTDSSAPKHQGITYFLLDMKSEGVEVKPLRELTGNAMFNTVFIDDVFVPDDLVLGEVNRGWEVSRNTLTNERVSIGSSEPPFLASLDQFVEFLRDGQFDQIEQHEAGRLIAEGHAAKLLNMRSTLLTLAGGDPMPAAAISKLLSMKTGQGYAEFGVSSFGTDAAIGDHGELSGKWSEYLLAGRSTTIYGGTSEVQLNIIAERLLGLPRDP comes from the coding sequence ATGCCCATCGCGATTCTCGAAGAGCACAACGCCCTCGCCGACTCGGTGCGGTCCCTGGTGGCCCGCGCCGTCCCGTCCGAAGTGCTGCACGAGGCACTCGAAACGCCGATCTCCAATCCGCCCCCGTACTGGAAAGCGGCCGCTGATCAGGGGCTGCAGGGTGTGCACCTCGCGGAGTCGGTCGGCGGCCAGGGCTTCGGCATTCTCGAGCTCGCCATCGTCGCCGCCGAGTTCGGCTACGGCGCGGTGCCCGGGCCGTTCGTGCCCTCGGCAATCGCCAGTGCACTGATCGCCGCGCACGATCCCGAGGCCGAGATCCTCACGGGTCTGGCCGCCGGTGACGTCATCGCCGCCTACGCGATCGACTCGGGCCTGACCGCGACCCGCCACGGCGACGGACTCGCCATCCGCGGTGAGGTGCGCGCTGTCCCCGCGGCCGCGCAGGCCTCGGTGCTGGTGCTGCCCGTGTCCATCGAATCCGGCGAGGAGTGGGTGGTCATCGACGCCGACCAGCTCGAGATCGAGCCGGTGGCCAGCGTCGACCCGCTGCGTCCCATCGCGCACGTGCGGGCCAACGCGGTCGAGGTCGGCGACGACAGGGTCCTGAGCTCACTGGGTCGGTCGCTGGCGCGCGCGCTGATCACCACCACGCTTGCGGCCGAGGCCATCGGTGTCGCGCGCTGGGCCACCGACACGGCGGCGGCGTACGCGAAGATCCGCGAACAGTTCGGCAGGCCGATCGGGCAGTTCCAGGCCATCAAGCACAAGTGCGCAGGCATGATCGCCGAGACCGAGAGGGCCACCGCCGCTGTCTGGGATGCGGCACGCGCCATCGACGAGCATCGTGAGAACGCACGCGGCGACAGCGCTTTCGAGTTCGCCGCTGCCGTCGCGGCGACACTGGCCCCGGTGGCCGCCCAGCACTGCACGCAGGACTGCATCCAGGTGCACGGCGGCATCGGCTTCACCTGGGAACACGACACCAACGTGTACTACCGGCGCGCGATCGTGCTGGCGGCGTGCTTCGGCCGTGCGGCTGATCATCCGCAGCAGGTGGTCGACACCGCGACCACGACCGGTATGCGTTCCATCGACATCGATCTGGACCCGGACACCGAGAAGCTCCGCGAGGAGATCCGGGCGGAAGTGGCTGCGCTCAAAGCGATCCCGAAGGAGGAGCGCTTCACCGCGATCGCCGAGGGCGGATGGGTACAGCCGCACCTCCCCAAGCCGTGGGGCCGGGCGTCGAACCCCGTGGAGCAGATCATCATCGCCCAGGAGTTCTCGACCGGACGGGTCAAGCGGCCACAGATGGGAATCGCGGCATGGATCATCCCGTCCATCGTCGCGTTCGGCACCAACGACCAGCAGCAGCGCTTCCTGCCGCCGACATTCCGCGGCGAGATGATCTGGTGTCAGCTGTTCTCCGAGCCGGGTGCGGGCTCCGACCTGGCCAGCCTGACCACCAAGGCCACCAAGGTCGAGGGTGGCTGGCGCATCACGGGACAGAAGATCTGGACCACCGGCGCGCAGTACTCGGCGTGGGGCGCCCTGCTGGCCCGCACCGACTCGAGTGCTCCGAAACACCAGGGCATCACCTACTTCCTGCTCGACATGAAGTCAGAAGGGGTGGAGGTCAAACCGCTGCGCGAGCTGACCGGTAACGCGATGTTCAACACCGTCTTCATCGACGACGTGTTCGTGCCTGACGACTTGGTGCTGGGCGAGGTGAACCGCGGCTGGGAGGTCAGCCGCAACACTCTCACCAACGAGCGCGTCTCGATCGGAAGCAGCGAACCGCCGTTCCTGGCCAGCCTCGACCAGTTCGTCGAGTTCCTCCGCGACGGACAGTTCGACCAGATCGAACAGCACGAGGCCGGCCGGCTGATCGCCGAAGGCCACGCCGCCAAGTTGCTCAACATGCGCTCGACGCTGCTGACGCTCGCCGGCGGTGACCCGATGCCGGCCGCCGCGATCTCCAAGCTGCTGTCGATGAAAACCGGTCAGGGATACGCCGAGTTCGGTGTCTCGTCGTTCGGTACCGACGCGGCCATCGGCGATCACGGCGAGCTCTCCGGGAAGTGGTCGGAGTACCTGTTGGCGGGCCGCTCGACGACGATCTACGGAGGCACGTCCGAGGTGCAGCTCAACATCATCGCCGAACGCCTCCTCGGGCTACCCCGCGATCCGTAA
- a CDS encoding VOC family protein, with protein sequence MIKPHNENTEFELGGINHVALVCSDMERTVDFYSNVLGMPLIKSLDLPGGMGQHFFFDAGNGDCVAFFWFVAAPDRVAGISSPEAIPGIGDIVSAVSTMNHLAFHVPAEKFDEYRQRLKAKGVRVGPILNHDESPAQVSATVHPGVYVRSFYFLDPDGITLEFACWTKEFGDSDTGTVPKTAADRRVPVSR encoded by the coding sequence GTGATCAAGCCGCACAACGAGAACACCGAGTTCGAACTGGGCGGCATCAATCACGTCGCCCTGGTGTGTTCGGACATGGAACGCACCGTGGACTTCTACAGCAACGTGCTGGGCATGCCGTTGATCAAGTCGCTCGATCTGCCCGGTGGCATGGGGCAGCACTTCTTCTTCGACGCGGGCAACGGCGACTGCGTCGCGTTCTTCTGGTTCGTCGCTGCGCCGGACCGGGTCGCCGGCATCTCGTCGCCGGAGGCGATCCCGGGAATCGGGGACATCGTCAGTGCGGTGAGCACGATGAACCACCTCGCCTTCCACGTTCCCGCCGAGAAGTTCGACGAGTATCGGCAGCGGCTCAAGGCCAAAGGCGTCCGTGTCGGGCCGATTCTCAACCACGACGAGAGCCCGGCGCAGGTCTCGGCCACCGTGCATCCCGGCGTGTACGTGCGGTCGTTCTATTTCCTCGACCCCGACGGAATCACGCTGGAGTTCGCCTGCTGGACCAAGGAGTTCGGCGACAGCGACACCGGGACGGTGCCGAAGACCGCGGCCGATCGCCGGGTACCGGTGTCGCGCTAG
- a CDS encoding cupin domain-containing protein: protein MLSRCIAIDPQLFATEYWGLKPLLSASGALPRDFGDLLSTGMVDELLAERGVRAPFIRLAREGEVLGKDTYLGPGGFGAEITDQVDPAKVLAQLHDGATVVLQGLHRLWPPVVDFVRHMVDDVGHPVQANAYITPPGNRGFDFHYDVHDVFVLQVAGTKRWVVHEPVHAHPLPSQPWTGYRDRIAEQVGGDPVIDTVLAEGDALYLPRGWVHAAQALDTTSIHLTIGVSATTVLDVARAVIDQLAHDETFRAPLPLGVDHFRRDDTAAAAAKVIAQMVDRLRDNATELGSAAAEQLASRHALRTRPEPVRPLATLAAAERAGTVAVRWRRGLDAVIDPVGDDKVMLRLPDKTITLPSMCAPALHQLRTGGVTEARTVDGLDTADATVLVRRLLREGVLVPATEHSPGP from the coding sequence GTGCTCAGCCGCTGCATCGCGATCGACCCCCAGCTCTTCGCCACGGAGTACTGGGGGCTCAAGCCGCTGCTGAGCGCGTCCGGCGCGCTGCCCCGCGACTTCGGTGACCTGTTGTCGACCGGCATGGTCGACGAACTTCTCGCCGAGCGCGGGGTGCGCGCGCCTTTCATCCGGCTGGCCAGAGAAGGCGAGGTCCTGGGTAAAGACACCTATCTCGGACCCGGCGGATTCGGCGCGGAAATCACCGACCAGGTGGATCCGGCCAAGGTGCTCGCCCAGTTGCACGACGGTGCGACCGTGGTCCTGCAGGGTTTGCACCGGCTCTGGCCCCCGGTGGTCGACTTCGTCCGGCACATGGTCGACGACGTCGGGCATCCGGTCCAGGCGAATGCCTACATCACGCCACCCGGCAACCGGGGCTTCGACTTCCACTACGACGTCCACGACGTGTTCGTCCTGCAGGTGGCCGGCACCAAGCGCTGGGTGGTGCACGAGCCGGTGCACGCTCACCCACTGCCGTCGCAGCCGTGGACCGGCTACCGCGACCGGATCGCGGAGCAGGTCGGAGGCGACCCCGTGATCGACACCGTCCTCGCCGAAGGCGACGCCCTGTATCTGCCGCGCGGCTGGGTGCACGCCGCGCAGGCGCTGGACACCACGTCGATTCATCTGACCATCGGGGTTTCGGCCACCACGGTGCTCGATGTCGCCCGGGCCGTCATCGACCAACTGGCTCATGACGAAACGTTCCGCGCCCCTCTGCCGTTGGGCGTCGACCACTTCCGGCGAGACGACACAGCGGCCGCCGCGGCGAAGGTGATCGCCCAGATGGTCGACCGACTGCGGGACAACGCCACCGAACTCGGTTCGGCCGCGGCCGAACAGCTGGCGTCCCGGCACGCGCTGCGCACCCGCCCCGAACCTGTTCGTCCTCTCGCCACGCTCGCAGCCGCAGAGCGGGCCGGCACCGTCGCGGTCCGCTGGCGCCGCGGCCTGGACGCCGTCATCGACCCCGTCGGCGATGACAAGGTGATGCTGCGCCTTCCGGACAAGACGATCACACTGCCGTCGATGTGCGCGCCGGCTCTGCACCAACTGCGCACCGGAGGTGTCACCGAGGCGCGCACAGTCGACGGCCTCGACACCGCCGACGCCACCGTGCTGGTGCGGCGACTGCTCCGCGAGGGCGTGCTGGTACCGGCCACCGAACACTCGCCCGGTCCCTAG
- a CDS encoding 2-hydroxyacid dehydrogenase: MRVLAHFVPGSTHSKVADFLAPHQDWLDIRYCSEDDDDTFYRELPDAEVIWHVLRPISADDLAKASKVRLVHKLGAGVNTIDVEAATARGIAVANMPGANAQSVAEGTLLLMLAALRRLPELDRATRAGTGWPSDPTLGETVRDIGGCTVGLVGYGNVAKRVETILAAMGADVVHTSTGDDGHPSWRTLPALLAESDIVSLHLPLTDSTAGLVGREALARMKPDAVLVNTSRGPIVDEDALTDALRTGRLAAAGLDVFAAEPVRADNPLLTLTNVVLTPHVTWYTADTMRRYLELAVDNCERIRDGRDLANVVNQVAG, encoded by the coding sequence GTGAGAGTTCTCGCGCATTTCGTTCCAGGCTCCACTCACAGCAAGGTCGCGGATTTCCTTGCACCGCATCAGGATTGGCTGGACATTCGGTACTGCTCCGAGGACGACGACGACACCTTCTACCGGGAGCTGCCCGACGCCGAGGTGATCTGGCATGTGCTGCGACCGATATCAGCAGACGATCTCGCGAAGGCGAGCAAGGTGCGACTCGTGCACAAGTTGGGCGCGGGGGTCAACACCATCGACGTGGAAGCCGCGACGGCGCGCGGCATCGCGGTGGCGAACATGCCCGGAGCGAACGCCCAGTCGGTCGCCGAGGGCACACTGCTGCTGATGCTGGCGGCGCTGCGCCGGCTGCCCGAGTTGGACCGCGCCACTCGTGCGGGCACCGGCTGGCCGTCGGATCCCACGCTCGGTGAGACGGTTCGCGACATCGGCGGCTGCACCGTGGGACTCGTCGGGTACGGCAACGTCGCCAAGCGCGTCGAGACCATCCTGGCCGCAATGGGCGCCGACGTCGTGCACACCAGCACCGGTGACGACGGACACCCGTCGTGGCGAACCCTGCCCGCCCTGCTGGCCGAATCCGACATCGTCTCGCTGCACCTGCCGCTGACCGACTCCACCGCGGGGCTGGTGGGCCGGGAGGCGCTGGCCCGCATGAAACCCGACGCAGTACTCGTCAACACCTCCCGCGGTCCGATCGTCGACGAGGATGCCCTGACCGACGCCCTGCGCACCGGCAGGCTGGCCGCCGCCGGCCTCGACGTGTTCGCCGCTGAGCCTGTTCGCGCCGACAATCCGCTGCTCACGCTCACCAACGTGGTGCTCACCCCGCACGTGACGTGGTACACCGCCGACACCATGCGCCGCTACCTGGAGTTGGCCGTGGACAACTGCGAACGGATCCGTGACGGTCGCGACCTAGCCAACGTGGTGAACCAGGTGGCGGGGTAA
- a CDS encoding SDR family NAD(P)-dependent oxidoreductase: MNIDLTGKTALVTGSTQGIGLAIAQGLASSGARVIVNGRDRKRVDDAVATVDGDVRGVAADVTTADGVDALLAEFPAVDILVNNLGIFGAVPALEITDEQWRTYFEVNVLAAARLIRAYLPGMVDRHWGRVLQIASDSAVVTPVEMIHYGVSKTALLALSRGFAKDAAGTGVTVNSVIAGPTHTAGVEDFVYQLVDSDLPWEKAQREFMRLHRPQSLIQRLIEPEEIANMVTYLASPLASATTGGALRVDGGYVDAILP; encoded by the coding sequence GTGAACATCGATCTGACCGGAAAGACCGCGCTCGTCACCGGCTCGACGCAGGGCATCGGCCTGGCCATCGCGCAAGGGCTCGCCTCGAGTGGCGCGCGCGTCATCGTCAACGGGCGGGACCGTAAGCGGGTCGACGATGCCGTCGCGACCGTGGACGGCGACGTCCGCGGGGTCGCCGCCGACGTGACCACCGCCGACGGTGTCGACGCGCTGCTCGCGGAGTTTCCCGCTGTGGACATCCTGGTGAACAACCTCGGGATCTTCGGTGCGGTGCCGGCCCTCGAGATCACCGACGAGCAGTGGCGCACCTACTTCGAGGTCAACGTCCTGGCCGCGGCCCGACTCATCCGTGCGTATCTGCCCGGCATGGTGGACCGGCATTGGGGCCGGGTGCTGCAGATCGCCAGCGACTCCGCGGTGGTCACCCCGGTGGAGATGATCCACTACGGGGTGTCCAAGACCGCTTTGCTCGCGCTGTCGCGCGGGTTCGCCAAGGACGCCGCAGGCACCGGTGTCACCGTCAACTCGGTGATCGCGGGACCGACCCACACCGCCGGTGTCGAGGACTTCGTCTACCAATTGGTGGACAGCGACCTGCCGTGGGAGAAAGCGCAGCGCGAATTCATGCGGTTGCACCGCCCGCAGTCACTGATCCAGCGGCTGATCGAGCCCGAGGAGATCGCGAACATGGTCACCTACCTCGCGTCGCCGCTGGCGTCGGCGACGACGGGTGGTGCGCTGCGGGTCGACGGCGGATACGTCGACGCGATCCTGCCGTAG
- a CDS encoding protoporphyrinogen/coproporphyrinogen oxidase, which translates to MSVRPGDDCDVLIVGAGLAGLRCASVLAASGLSVLVWEAGDRVGGRVQTDVVDGFRCDRGFQILNPAYPELQRAVDVSALHLQPFEAGVAIRRSEGPAVWVHPLRSPQRLPRMLLGGGLGPRDALSLGRWAAPALRPGALKAAEHDVSLTEALDRARVRGLARTVVQRFLAGVLLEDHGSTSNAFTLLLARMFALGVPGLPVAGMQALPELLAAPVLDRIVLHRRVSAVTRDGQGWTVTTGDETVHARHVVVATDPRTAAALTDAPPPAMKGVVTDWWAADSVPPGPGMLWVDGRSTMPGPVVNTAVISRAAPSYAPAGRHLIAASALVGADRRTPSETETRAHAADILGADATGWSPVIRHVIPDALPQQPPPLRVRRSVRTPTGLWVCGDHRDTASIQGALVSGRRVAEAIVRES; encoded by the coding sequence ATGAGTGTCCGGCCTGGTGACGACTGCGACGTGCTCATCGTCGGAGCAGGGTTGGCGGGTCTGCGGTGTGCGTCGGTGCTGGCGGCGAGTGGACTGTCGGTGCTCGTCTGGGAGGCCGGTGACCGGGTGGGCGGACGCGTCCAGACCGACGTCGTCGACGGATTCCGGTGTGACCGCGGCTTCCAGATCCTCAATCCGGCGTACCCGGAACTTCAACGGGCCGTTGATGTTTCAGCACTGCACCTACAACCCTTCGAGGCCGGGGTCGCCATTCGTCGCAGCGAAGGCCCGGCCGTCTGGGTGCATCCGCTGCGCAGCCCGCAGCGCCTGCCGCGAATGCTGCTCGGTGGAGGTCTGGGTCCGCGTGACGCACTGTCGCTCGGTCGCTGGGCGGCGCCTGCCCTGAGGCCCGGGGCGCTGAAGGCAGCCGAGCACGACGTGTCGCTGACGGAGGCGCTGGACCGGGCTCGCGTCCGCGGCCTCGCACGCACCGTGGTGCAACGTTTTCTGGCCGGTGTGCTGCTCGAGGATCACGGCTCGACGTCCAATGCGTTCACGCTGCTGCTGGCCCGGATGTTCGCACTCGGTGTCCCCGGCCTGCCGGTAGCGGGTATGCAGGCGTTGCCGGAACTGCTCGCCGCGCCGGTCCTGGATCGAATCGTCCTGCACCGCAGGGTGTCCGCCGTGACCCGTGACGGACAGGGCTGGACGGTCACCACCGGTGACGAGACCGTGCACGCCCGCCACGTCGTCGTCGCCACCGACCCGCGGACGGCCGCGGCGCTGACCGATGCGCCGCCGCCGGCGATGAAGGGGGTGGTCACCGACTGGTGGGCCGCCGACAGCGTGCCTCCCGGGCCCGGCATGCTCTGGGTCGACGGCCGCTCGACAATGCCCGGGCCGGTGGTCAACACCGCGGTCATCAGCCGCGCGGCACCCAGCTACGCGCCCGCGGGACGCCATCTCATCGCCGCGTCGGCACTGGTCGGGGCAGACCGGCGGACCCCGTCGGAGACCGAAACCCGGGCGCACGCCGCCGACATCCTGGGTGCCGACGCGACCGGGTGGTCGCCGGTGATCCGTCACGTGATTCCCGATGCTCTGCCCCAACAACCTCCACCGTTGCGGGTCCGCCGGTCGGTCCGCACGCCGACAGGCCTCTGGGTGTGCGGCGATCACCGCGACACCGCGTCGATCCAGGGAGCCCTGGTCAGCGGACGGCGGGTCGCAGAAGCGATCGTGCGCGAGAGCTGA
- a CDS encoding alpha/beta fold hydrolase domain-containing protein: MSRTTSTQTPGVTREFVGLDSPTARRAGSGGHPCQGLYHRGMGRKPKVGMIATHYQIDFSEHYLADYMATRGIGFLGWNTRFRGFESSFLLDHALVDIGVGVRWLREVQGVETVILLGNSGGGSLMAAYQANAVDRHVTPLEGMRPASGLDDLPAADGYVASAAHPGRPDVLTAWMDAAVVDENDAVTTNSDLDLFSERNGPPFTDEFVARYRAAQVARNEAITDWAEAELVRVRAAGFSDRPFTVMRTWADPRMVDPSLEPTKRPANMCYAGVPVKANRSTHGIAAACTLRNWLGMWSLRHAQTRAEPHLARITCPALVLNAEQDTGVYPSDARRIFDALGSEDKTLCSIDTDHYFTTPGARSEKADTIAKWITRRW, encoded by the coding sequence GTGAGCCGAACAACCTCTACCCAGACACCGGGCGTGACACGTGAATTCGTCGGCCTGGATTCACCTACCGCGCGTCGGGCGGGCTCCGGTGGACACCCCTGCCAGGGGCTCTACCACCGGGGCATGGGACGTAAGCCCAAGGTGGGCATGATCGCCACGCACTATCAGATCGATTTCTCCGAGCACTACCTCGCCGACTACATGGCCACCCGAGGAATCGGGTTCCTCGGCTGGAATACCAGGTTCCGGGGATTCGAGAGCAGTTTCCTGCTCGACCACGCCCTCGTCGACATCGGCGTCGGCGTGCGCTGGCTCCGCGAGGTTCAGGGCGTCGAAACCGTGATACTGCTGGGCAATTCGGGGGGCGGCTCGTTGATGGCCGCCTACCAGGCCAACGCCGTCGACCGACATGTGACCCCATTGGAGGGGATGCGGCCGGCGTCCGGACTCGACGACCTGCCCGCCGCCGACGGCTACGTGGCCAGCGCGGCGCACCCCGGCCGCCCCGACGTCCTCACCGCATGGATGGACGCGGCGGTGGTTGACGAAAATGACGCTGTGACAACCAATTCCGATCTCGATCTGTTCAGCGAACGCAACGGCCCGCCCTTCACCGACGAGTTCGTCGCGCGCTACCGGGCGGCTCAGGTGGCGCGTAACGAGGCCATCACCGACTGGGCCGAGGCAGAGCTCGTCCGGGTCCGCGCCGCCGGCTTCTCCGACCGGCCGTTCACGGTGATGCGCACGTGGGCGGATCCGCGCATGGTCGACCCCAGCCTGGAACCCACGAAACGCCCCGCCAACATGTGTTACGCAGGCGTCCCGGTCAAGGCCAACCGATCCACGCACGGCATCGCCGCGGCGTGCACGCTCCGCAACTGGCTGGGCATGTGGAGCCTGCGCCACGCGCAGACGCGCGCCGAACCGCATCTGGCCCGCATCACCTGCCCGGCGCTGGTGCTCAACGCCGAGCAGGACACCGGCGTGTACCCCTCCGACGCCCGGCGCATCTTCGACGCGCTCGGCAGCGAGGACAAGACGCTCTGCTCGATCGACACCGATCACTACTTCACCACCCCGGGAGCGCGATCGGAGAAGGCCGATACCATCGCCAAGTGGATCACGCGCCGCTGGTGA
- a CDS encoding sucrase ferredoxin translates to MTLAKRPPCSDQSLARDEPMYGTASAGSSWLLLEVCGGWGPSAFLQSPGAIDPALGRAIVRRAESAGMRIAAIRRHGRRPETPRWRWFVAKSDVGRHALFHGEVGDARDYLDLALDGSDGSRSADPLVAICAHGRHDQCCAVRGRAAADAIATAYPEFTWECSHLGGDRFAATMLILPEGLCYGRVDHADAAGLVRRYLDGRLDDRFLRGRTSVPHAVQAAQHFARRAYGDDRIDALHPLAVEPGEGVVRVVLSADDAPIEVLLDETMSEPLFSQCRAVTAGRVRTFTLRAIGPVS, encoded by the coding sequence GTGACGCTTGCCAAGCGCCCGCCCTGCAGCGACCAGTCGCTGGCGCGGGACGAGCCGATGTACGGCACCGCGTCGGCAGGGTCGTCCTGGCTGCTGCTCGAGGTGTGCGGCGGCTGGGGGCCGTCGGCGTTTCTGCAGTCGCCGGGAGCGATCGACCCTGCACTCGGGCGTGCGATCGTCCGCCGCGCCGAGTCCGCGGGGATGCGCATCGCCGCGATCCGGCGGCACGGACGTCGTCCGGAGACACCGCGCTGGCGGTGGTTCGTCGCGAAATCGGACGTGGGACGTCACGCCCTGTTTCACGGCGAGGTCGGCGACGCACGGGATTACCTGGATCTGGCCCTCGATGGGAGCGACGGCAGCCGGTCCGCCGATCCCCTGGTGGCGATCTGCGCACACGGCAGGCACGACCAGTGCTGCGCGGTGCGCGGACGCGCGGCGGCCGACGCGATCGCCACCGCCTACCCCGAATTCACCTGGGAATGCTCACATCTGGGCGGGGACCGGTTCGCCGCGACGATGCTCATCCTGCCCGAGGGTCTGTGCTACGGCCGCGTCGACCACGCCGACGCCGCCGGACTGGTCCGGCGGTACCTCGACGGGCGGCTCGATGACCGCTTCCTGCGCGGCCGGACGTCGGTACCCCACGCCGTGCAGGCCGCCCAACATTTCGCCCGCCGGGCCTACGGCGACGACCGCATCGACGCGTTGCACCCGTTGGCCGTCGAACCCGGCGAGGGCGTGGTCCGGGTGGTGCTGAGCGCCGACGATGCGCCCATCGAGGTTCTACTGGACGAGACGATGTCGGAACCGCTGTTCTCGCAATGCCGCGCCGTCACCGCGGGACGGGTGCGTACGTTCACGCTGCGGGCGATCGGCCCCGTGTCCTGA
- a CDS encoding TerC family protein — protein MDVSAVVWAVTCAVVIGLFVFDFVTNARVPHAPSFKESAAWSAIYIALAILFGLFVMWQWGSGYGGEYFAGYVTEKALSVDNLFVFTIIMSSFAVPREHQQRVLLIGIVMALAMRAVFIFIGAAAINAFSWVFYLFGIFLILTAVKLAREGGHEEEHEKERDSRIIALAKRFLPTTDEFDGAKLTTKIDGKRFVTPMLLALVAIGFTDILFALDSIPAIYGLTQEPYIVFAANAFALMGLRQLYFLIGGLLDRLVYLSFGLAFILAFIGVKLVLHALHENTLPFVNGGEHVAVPEISTALSLSVIGATLVITTVASLIRTRGRSPAA, from the coding sequence GTGGATGTATCTGCGGTGGTCTGGGCTGTCACGTGTGCTGTCGTGATCGGATTGTTCGTCTTCGATTTCGTCACCAACGCTCGGGTGCCGCACGCGCCCTCGTTCAAGGAATCGGCGGCGTGGTCGGCCATCTACATTGCGCTGGCGATACTGTTCGGCCTGTTTGTGATGTGGCAGTGGGGCAGCGGCTACGGCGGTGAGTACTTCGCCGGCTACGTGACCGAGAAGGCGCTGTCGGTCGACAACCTGTTCGTGTTCACCATCATCATGAGTTCGTTCGCGGTGCCCCGGGAGCACCAGCAGCGGGTGCTGCTGATCGGCATCGTGATGGCACTCGCCATGCGGGCGGTCTTCATCTTCATCGGTGCGGCCGCCATCAACGCGTTCAGCTGGGTCTTCTACCTGTTCGGCATCTTCCTCATCCTCACCGCGGTCAAGCTCGCCCGCGAGGGCGGACACGAGGAGGAACACGAGAAGGAACGCGACAGCCGGATCATCGCGCTGGCCAAACGGTTCCTGCCCACCACCGATGAGTTCGACGGCGCCAAGCTGACCACCAAGATCGACGGCAAACGGTTCGTCACCCCGATGCTGCTGGCGCTGGTGGCGATCGGGTTCACCGACATCCTGTTCGCCCTCGACTCGATCCCCGCCATCTACGGCCTCACCCAGGAGCCCTATATCGTGTTCGCGGCCAACGCGTTCGCGCTGATGGGTCTGCGCCAGCTGTACTTCCTGATCGGTGGTCTGCTGGACCGCCTCGTCTACCTGTCGTTCGGGCTGGCGTTCATCCTGGCCTTCATCGGGGTGAAGCTGGTGCTGCACGCGCTGCACGAGAACACCCTGCCGTTCGTCAACGGGGGCGAGCATGTCGCGGTACCGGAGATCTCCACCGCGCTGTCGCTGTCGGTCATCGGCGCCACCCTGGTGATCACCACGGTGGCGAGCCTGATCAGGACACGGGGCCGATCGCCCGCAGCGTGA
- a CDS encoding TetR/AcrR family transcriptional regulator, with protein MGRMGQVRPYRGVDAPQRVAERRRRLLEAGLDLLGAHHTPADLTVRAICAQSGLAARYFYESFTDKDEFVGAVFDWVIADIVATTQAAVAAAPAREQSRQGMANIVRAISDDVRVGRLLFSARLDNPVVVRKRAESGALFALLSGQHAGVALQLDPNERIKAAGHFVVGGVAQTLSAWLAGDLRFTPAQLATQLGALIDRLGDPKLYRD; from the coding sequence ATGGGTCGCATGGGCCAGGTTCGTCCGTATCGCGGGGTGGACGCCCCGCAGCGGGTCGCCGAGCGCCGGCGCCGGCTGCTCGAGGCAGGTCTCGACCTGCTCGGTGCCCACCACACCCCCGCCGACCTCACGGTCCGTGCCATCTGCGCGCAGTCGGGCCTGGCGGCGCGCTACTTCTATGAGAGCTTCACCGACAAGGACGAGTTCGTCGGCGCCGTCTTCGACTGGGTCATCGCGGACATCGTCGCGACCACGCAGGCCGCGGTCGCCGCCGCTCCCGCGCGGGAACAGAGCCGTCAGGGCATGGCCAACATCGTGCGCGCCATCTCCGATGACGTCCGGGTGGGCCGGCTGCTCTTCAGCGCTCGCCTCGACAACCCCGTCGTGGTCCGCAAGCGTGCGGAGTCCGGCGCCTTGTTCGCGCTGCTCTCCGGTCAGCACGCAGGGGTCGCGCTGCAGCTCGACCCGAACGAACGAATCAAGGCGGCGGGGCATTTCGTGGTCGGCGGGGTGGCACAGACACTGAGCGCGTGGCTGGCGGGGGATCTCAGATTCACCCCTGCCCAGCTGGCCACCCAGTTGGGCGCGCTGATCGACCGGCTCGGCGATCCGAAGCTGTACCGGGACTAG